The window GGTGACGCTCGTCGGCGACGCCGTCCACCTGGCGGCCCCGAACGGCGAAGGCGCGAACCTGGCCATGCTCGACGGCGCCGAACTCGGCCGGGCCCTCACCACGGACGACGACGTCGAGGCCGCCTTGGCCGAGTTCGAGCAGGCGATGTTCACCCGGGGCGCCGAGGCGGCCGCCGACGGCAACGAACTCCACGAACTGCTCTTCGGCGACGACGCACCGCACGGCCTGGTCGCCCTGTTCCAGGGGCGGTGACGGGGTCCGAAGTCAGGCGCCGTCGTGGGCGTCGGTCATCAGGTCGGCCAGGTCCTCCGGCGCGAGGAACGACGGCGGGGGCGGCGGGCCCCACGCGTAGAGGCTCTTCTCGCCGGCGACGACGCGGGGTTCCCAGAGCTGGTCCTCGAGGATGCAGTCGATGTCGGAGTAGTACTCGGAGAAGTTGCCGGCGGGGTCGCGCAGGTACCAGAAGAAGTTCGAGCCGATGTAGTGCCGGCCCAGGCCCCAGGTGTGGCGCTCCGGGTGGCCTTCGAGCATGGCGGTGGCGCCGCGGCCGACCTCGTCGACGTCGTCGACCTCCCACGACGTGTGGTGCAGGAAGGTGACCGGCGCCTGCTGCACCAGCACGTTGTGGTGGTCGGTGGAGCAGCGCATGAAGGCGGCCAGGCCCGGCGCCTCGTCGCTGACCTTGAACCCGAGGCCCTCGGTGAAGAACCGCTGGGTCGCGGCCTGGTCGGTCGAGCCGAACACGACGTGCCCGAGCTTGCGCGGCCGCACCGGCGGCTCGCGGTCGATGCCGGGCGCGCGGGTGTTCGCGCGCGTGATCGAGCCGGGACCGTTGTAGGCCACCGGTTCCGGCGGTTCCTGCCGCAACCGCGGCGCGACCGAGACGACGACGTCCAGCCCGGTCACCGGGTCCTGGGTGTACAGCGAATCGCCGTCGATGCGGCTTTCGACGTCGAGCCGGGCCAGCGACGCGGTGATGCGGCCGAGGTCGTCCGGGTCGTCGGCGCCGACGCCGAGGGTGAGCAACCGGCGCTGCGCGGCCTGCCGGAGCTCGAGCTGCTCGCCACCGTCGGCGGTGGCGAAGCCGGACGCGGTCGGCGTCAGGCCGAACTCGGTGTAGTACTTGGCGGTCTCGTCGACGTCCGGGACGCCGATGGCGATCTTGGTGAGGCGGTGCAGGCTCATGACGGGTGCCTCCGGGTCAGATGAGCGGGGTGATCTGGTCGTCGCGCCCGAGCAGCGCCTTGCCGTAGATCTCGTAGTTGACCGCAGGCAGCACGATCGCGTGCCGGGCGGCCACCGCGGAATCGCGCCAGATCCGTTGCAGCGGGTTGACCTCGGCGAAGCTGCCCGCGCCGTGCGCCGAGAGCAGGATGTCGATCGCGCGGGTGATGTTCTCGACGGCCCAGCCGGTGTCGGCGCGGGTGCGCGCGCGGGCTTCGACGCCGGGATACGTGCCTGACGCCGACGCCGCGTCGATGTCGTCGGCCGCGCGGTAGGCGTGCAGGTGGGCGGTGTCGACGCGCATCGCGGCTTCGGCGAGCTGGAGCTGGAAGGCGACGGAGTCCGCCTGCGTCGCGTAGCTCGTGTAGGAGATCGGCTTGCGGGCGGCCTTCTCCTTGACCAGCTTGAGGGCCTTGCGGCCGAGACCGAGCTGCGGGCCGGCCAGGACCAGCGTCAGCACCGGGACGAGCGCGGCGCGGAAGAGGTCTTCCTCGGGGTCGCCGTTCGCGTACTGGCCGCCGATCGCCGGCGGCACGGACAGCACGCGGTGTTCCGGCACGAAGACGTCGTCGGCGATCAGGCAGTTCGAGCCCGACGAGCGCATCCCGGCGACGAACCACGTGTCCTCGAAGCCGAGGTCGGTGCGGGGGAGCAGGGCCATGCCCTGGTCGACGACCTCGCCGCGCTCGTCGGTCAGCGGGATGCCCAGACCGGCCCAGTCGGCGTGCCACGAGCCGGAGTTGTAGTACCAGCGCCCGGTGACGCGCCTGCCACCGTCCACTTTGGTCGTCTCGGCGGTCGGGGCGAGCACGCCGGACACCTTCGCGTCCGGGTTCGTGCCCCAGATGTCGTCCTGGGCCTCGACGCTGAAGAGCCCCGCGAGCCACGCGCAGACGTTGCTCAGCGCGACGACCCACGCGGTGCCGCCGTCCGCTTCGCCGACCGCGGCCGAGACGTCGAGCATCGCGCGGACCGGCAGGCCGTAGCCGCCGTACCGGCGCGGCTGGGCGATCTTGAACGCGCCGGCCTCGGTCAGCGCGGC of the Amycolatopsis sp. NBC_01488 genome contains:
- a CDS encoding acyl-CoA dehydrogenase family protein gives rise to the protein MTLATAQPAPTLEQILTRIADVQPLLERNAAQGEADRRVAEESIAALTEAGAFKIAQPRRYGGYGLPVRAMLDVSAAVGEADGGTAWVVALSNVCAWLAGLFSVEAQDDIWGTNPDAKVSGVLAPTAETTKVDGGRRVTGRWYYNSGSWHADWAGLGIPLTDERGEVVDQGMALLPRTDLGFEDTWFVAGMRSSGSNCLIADDVFVPEHRVLSVPPAIGGQYANGDPEEDLFRAALVPVLTLVLAGPQLGLGRKALKLVKEKAARKPISYTSYATQADSVAFQLQLAEAAMRVDTAHLHAYRAADDIDAASASGTYPGVEARARTRADTGWAVENITRAIDILLSAHGAGSFAEVNPLQRIWRDSAVAARHAIVLPAVNYEIYGKALLGRDDQITPLI
- a CDS encoding VOC family protein, translated to MSLHRLTKIAIGVPDVDETAKYYTEFGLTPTASGFATADGGEQLELRQAAQRRLLTLGVGADDPDDLGRITASLARLDVESRIDGDSLYTQDPVTGLDVVVSVAPRLRQEPPEPVAYNGPGSITRANTRAPGIDREPPVRPRKLGHVVFGSTDQAATQRFFTEGLGFKVSDEAPGLAAFMRCSTDHHNVLVQQAPVTFLHHTSWEVDDVDEVGRGATAMLEGHPERHTWGLGRHYIGSNFFWYLRDPAGNFSEYYSDIDCILEDQLWEPRVVAGEKSLYAWGPPPPPSFLAPEDLADLMTDAHDGA